The following are from one region of the Microbacterium sp. cx-55 genome:
- the galE gene encoding UDP-glucose 4-epimerase GalE, which yields MSWLVTGGAGYIGAHVVRALADAGMPPVVIDDLSSGHAGFVPDDVPFVRGSILDHALVEKTLRDHAVEGVIHVAGYKYAGVSVQRPLHTYAQNVEGTRVVLAAMADAGVDKLVFSSSAAVYGTPDVPLVTEDLPKRPASPYGESKLIGEWLIRDQAVATADSPHPLRHTSLRYFNVVGSGDPVIYDTSPHNLFPIVFEKLIAGEVPQINGDDYDTADGTNVRDYVHVADIAAAHAVAARRLAAGEPVEPAYNLGSQNGLSVREIMDAMARVTGIDFTPKIGPRRPGDPDRIVATGELAARDLEWANRFRVDDMVRSGWEARRNA from the coding sequence ATGTCCTGGCTCGTGACCGGCGGCGCCGGCTACATCGGTGCACACGTGGTACGCGCGTTGGCGGATGCGGGCATGCCGCCCGTCGTCATCGACGACCTCTCCAGCGGGCACGCCGGGTTCGTTCCCGACGACGTGCCGTTCGTGCGCGGCAGCATCCTGGACCACGCTCTCGTCGAGAAGACCCTGCGCGACCACGCGGTCGAGGGCGTCATCCACGTCGCCGGCTACAAGTACGCCGGCGTCTCGGTGCAGCGGCCGCTGCACACCTACGCGCAGAACGTCGAGGGAACCCGGGTCGTGCTCGCCGCGATGGCCGACGCGGGTGTCGACAAGCTGGTGTTCTCCTCGAGCGCTGCGGTCTACGGCACGCCCGATGTGCCCCTCGTCACCGAGGACCTGCCGAAGCGGCCGGCGTCGCCGTACGGCGAGTCGAAGCTCATCGGCGAGTGGCTGATCCGCGATCAGGCCGTCGCGACGGCGGACTCCCCGCATCCACTGCGGCATACGTCGCTCCGCTACTTCAACGTCGTCGGGTCGGGTGACCCGGTGATCTACGACACCAGCCCGCACAACCTGTTCCCGATCGTGTTCGAGAAGCTCATCGCGGGCGAGGTTCCGCAGATCAACGGCGACGACTACGACACCGCCGACGGAACGAACGTCCGCGACTACGTGCACGTCGCCGACATCGCCGCGGCCCACGCCGTCGCGGCGCGCCGTCTCGCCGCCGGCGAACCCGTCGAACCCGCGTACAACCTGGGGTCGCAGAACGGCCTGTCGGTGCGCGAGATCATGGACGCGATGGCCCGGGTGACCGGCATCGACTTCACGCCGAAGATCGGCCCTCGCCGCCCCGGCGACCCTGACCGCATCGTCGCCACCGGCGAGCTCGCGGCGCGCGACCTGGAGTGGGCGAACCGATTCCGCGTCGATGACATGGTGCGAAGCGGCTGGGAAGCCCGCCGCAACGCCTGA